In Natronomonas salsuginis, the sequence CGTACCTCTCGTTCGGAGCCTCCATCGCAACTGCTCTGCTCATCGGGTTGACCGTCCTTATCGTCTCCTGTCCGTGCGCGCTGGGATTGGCGACGCCGCTGGCGGTTGCATCCGGGATTAAAGAAGCTCTCGAACGAAATATCGTCGTCTTCGATGACACGGTTTTCGAGCGGCTTCGAGGGGCTGATACGGTTGTCTTCGACAAGACAGGAACGATCACCACAGGGGATTTTGAGGTTGTTCGAACGGAAGCTCCGGACGAACTGCTGGCCGCGGCCGCCAGACTCGAGGCGAAGTCTGGCCATCCAGTCGCGGCCGCGATTGCAAAACTGGACCGGGCCGCTACCGACGGCGGTATCACGGACGACAGTCGGAACAAAGAAGTGGATCTCAAGGAAGTCGAACCGTTCACTGCGAACGCGCCTGTCGAGGGAGTCGAGGCATTTGAGAGCCACGCAAAGGGCGTCTCGGGAATCGTTGATGGAACCCGTCTCCTTGTCGGACATCCGGACCTATTCGCTGACGAAGGCTGGGACGTTCCCACAGATATCGACACGCAGGCTTCTGAAGAGCGGGAGTGTGGTAATATGCCGATTCTCGTTGGACGCGAGGGTGCTACGGAGGGGTTCGTCGTCCTCGGAGATACAGTTCGAGAGGAGTGGGAAGAGACTGTGCGATCGCTCAGCCAGCAGGATATCGACGTGGTCGTGCTGACTGGCGACGACAGCCGCGTGGCCGACCATTTCCATGAACACAACCATATTGACCGGGTTTTCACTGGCGTACCGCCGGAAGGGAAAGCTGAGACGGTAGCGCGGTTGACATCCGATGGCCAAACGGTAATGGTTGGCGACGGGACGAACGACGCACCGGCGCTGGTGCAGGCCGATCTCGGAATCGCCCTCGGTGGGGGAACGGCGATGGCCATCGACGCCGCGGACATCGCTATTGTCGATGACGACCTCCGGTCGGTAGCCACCGTGTTCGAGCTTTCGACCGCGGCCGGTAGACGGGTGAAAGAAAACATCGGCTGGGCGTTCTGTTACAACGCTATCGCCATCCCATTGGCTATCACCGGCTTGCTCAATCCGCTGTTTGCAGCGGCTGCGATGGCAATGAGCAGTATCCTCGTCGTGACTAATTCCTCACGATCGCTATTATCGGAATAGCCGCCCGAACCATCGTTGATCGACTGGTAGTGGTCGATACAAACTATTCTTGAAGAGACTGCCCTTGATCGCTTGGTTCCCGGTTGAGAGCCCAATACTATCGAGATTAAAGTAATATCATGCGAGCATATAATGTATCTTGTTCACCCCCCTCACAAGTATTAATGAATAGAACTTCAAGAAATCCAAACGAGAATATTGAGGGAAGGTTCTGTTGAATTCCTCACAGGCTGACTGAGTGCAAGATACCGGGAACTCACTTATCGGTCAGTACAGGCTGTTCACGAATCATTCGGTACAGGCTGTTCACGAATCATTCGGTACAGGGGATTCACGGAACAGTCTCTAATCGGCATCACACAAATAGCTCTTTCTAATTGAAACGAAGGGGCTGAGGCGCTCCCGTCTATTCGCAGCAACGGGCCGGGGGGATAGCAGCGGCGGACTGCTATCAGCGGTAAATGCTGAGCATGTCCCCGGCATCCTAGACAACTATTCTCATGTTGCATAAAGTTTGAGGCCAGTCAACTAATCGAACAGTATGCAGGCTTCGGCGAACAGTTGTTTCAGACGAGAATATGTCTGAAGAATATGATTTCAACAGAGCATGGGGGAGTAAAAAGGTGCCAAATAATATTAGATATGCTATCTGATGCAATAGAACGATACTCTAATTAAACTCCTTCTCTATACACAAACTGTGTGCTTAACAATCTGGACCTCAAGTGCTACTCTTGGACTATTCTCTTCGACATGAAAACACTCCCAAGTGGACTCACCAAATATTTTGCTTCCTGTCAAGCCTTGTGGAAACAAGCGTGTATGTACTGATCTACCATGTCATTTGATGAATGCTATCTATGTGGCCGCAAGTTTCAATCATCCGTAGTCGAAACCAAATCCGAGATACAATTCTGTTCGACCGGCTGTCATGATGTTCATACAACGCTCGGTGATGAGACTTCTAGCGAAACTATCGAGTCGAAAGAGAAAGATACTCATGAATCCTTGGGGGAGGGAATCGACCAGACGTTTTTTCGGATTGATGGAATGTATTCTGCGACGTGTGAAGTTTTTCTCGAATCGCGTGCCGAAAAGCAAGAAGGAGTGGTTGATGCTGAGGCGAGCTATGTGACTGAAACGATACGTGTGATACACGAGAGTGACCACGTTTCGAAGGATGAACTTCGCGACACATTGAGTACGCTCGGCTATACGGCGTATCTTCGCGAACACGCCTCTAAAAACGCTCAAGAGTCGACGAGCACGACACGCCGATCACGGGAGATAGATGGAATACGAAAACGTCGGGATGATCAGCTTCTCGATTTCCGGTATGCCGCTGGACTCCTTTTTGGCGCGTTCCTGATGGTTCCGTACGTCGCGATCATGTATCCAATCCATCTTGCTTCCATTCTTGATTGGGAAGCCCTCCATCTCTTCGAAGATACATTCCAGATGAGTGGTCAGGGAGGACTCATCTTTCTGCGGATTTACTTCGTGTTAACCGGTGTTATTCTCTTTTTCACCGGGCTACCTGTGCTACGTGGCGCGTTCATCAGTCTGAAGATGCGGCGGCCGAACACAGACCTGCTCGTAGCAATAACCGTACTGAGTGCCTATGTCTACGGTACTGTCGCGGTCCTCCTCGGTCGAAATGATTTATTTTTCGATCTTACCATCGTTGTCGCTGCAGCTGTAACCGCCGTAGCGTTCTATGAGTCATCGGTCAAACAGCGTGCGCTGAACCGCCTCACGGAACTTACGGTTTCTCAGGTCGATACTGCACGGGTATACGCCCCAGACGGAACGACGAATGAGGTTGGAATTGAGGAACTCACATCGAATGATCTCGTACTTGCCCGCCAAGGCGAACGGATTCCGGTTGACGGTGAACTCGCCGAAAGTAGTTGTTCTGTCGATGAGGCAGTCATCACAGGAGAATCTCTTCCGGTGTTGAAGCAGGCGGGTGATAACGTCATCGGTGGGTCGATTGTCACGGACGGTGCGGCTCTGATTCAGGTCGGAGAGAACGCAACGAGTAGCATCGACCGAATTACGACTGCTGTCTGGGATTTACAGAGTGCCACGCACTCCGTCCAACGTCACGCCGACCGGCTCGCATCACGGGCTATAGGGCTGGTTGGCGGTGCGGCTGTCGTAGTGGGTGGCGGTGCGGCAACGATACTCGATATGAGTGTTGTGAATGCTTTCCTCCTATTTTTGCTAGTCCTTCTCGTTGGATCACCATGGGCACTTGGGTTCGCTACACCGCTTTCAGTGGCAACGAGTCTTGAAGAGGCGCTCAGACGGGGAATAGTCGTTTTCGACGAAACGGTCTTTGAACGTCTTCGGGATATTGACATCGTTGTCTTCGACAAAACGGGGACCCTTACGACTGGGGAGATGGACGTGATCGAGACAGACGCACCACCAGAGTTACTAGAGGCCGTCGCAGAATTAGAGCGGCGGGCGTCTCACCCCGCTGCAAGTGCCATCGTGTCGGCGTTCGCTCGTGAGAGTAATGCTTCTGATTCACTGCGTTCGGATGGGGGTGTAATCGACGAAGACAAAGAGAAAGATACTGGCCGTGTAAGCGAATTCACTAGTCATAGATCCGGAGTCGAAGGAGTGATCGACGGAACGAAACTCCTGGTCGGTAATCCCGATCTATTTATTCAGCAGGGCTGGATGGTAAGCGACGACATCGAATCGCGCGTCGCTGAGGCCCGGGGCTTCGGACGACTTCCGGTCATCATCGGGCGCGACGGAGCCGCGGAGGGGATTATTATCGTAGGCGATGAGCCCCGAGACGGATGGGATGGTACGATTCGCCGTCTTGGAGAGCGGGGAACTGAAGTCGTCATACTAACCGGTGACGACGAGGAGGCTACCGACTTCTTCAAACGTCATAAAGACGTTACGCACGTATTCGCGGGTGTTCCCCCGGAGGGGAAAACTGCAACGATTCGACGACTTAAATCGGGTGGACAGGTCGCGATGGTCGGTGACGGAACGAACGATGCACCGGCACTTGCGACGGCCGACCTCGGGATCTCATTAGGGAGTGGTACAGCGTTGGCAGCGGACGCGGCCGATATTGCGATCGTCGACGACGAAATTAGTTCCGTCGAAACGGCGTTCGATTTGGCGAAGGCAGCGAATCATCGCGTTAAACAAAACAATATCGGCGCTCTTCTTTATAACGGAATCGCGATCTTGGCTGTGGCTGTCGGATTCTTTAATCCACTCACGGCAGCTGTAGCCGTAGTCGCCTGTGGTGGTCTAATCGTAGCCAACTGCCAGCGAGAGTTAGCGAAATCATAATACGATCCATCGATTTCGGTCCATTTTATGAGAGAGGAAGGGAGAGGACAGCGGAGTGTATAGCGCTGTGTCAGTCCGCCGGGGCAACTGATGTAGATTGTGTGGAAAGCCTCGCTGAATCGATCGAATAAATCAGCGTTCCGGTGAACAAAACGATACTCCCAATACTGAATAGCGAACTGAGTGGGGAAGCGGAATCAACGAATATCCAGTATAGCGGGGCCGCGATCGCAGGACCTGCCGCTATGAACGCTATCTGTGATACGAGTGGTCCACAGCACCCACACGTGCAAGCACCGACGACAGCAGCGGTTCCAGCGGTACCCTGTGTCGTTCCTGCCTGTTGTTCGACGAGCCAATATCGAGCGATAACCGCAGCATTCAAGCCAATAAGGACGCCTAATAACCCAACGAGAATAATTACTCCTGGAGAAATTGCGATGAAAAATGGGATTTCTGGAAAGACAGCCTCGATCGTCGGCCACTTCACGAGCTGGTATAGGACCGACATAACCACGATTGTCGTCTCTTGAGGGGCACCCTCTTCCAAAAAGAACGACATATATCCCGTCGTGGACATGAAGAACAGAGACATAATCGCCCCTACACCGACGCCGAATCGGCGTGCTACTGGATCTTGAAGAATTCTATAAAGGACAGAACCGGTGTCTTTCCAGAGTATATACCCTACGAGGACGGGAGTCCCTATTACGAGACCATATCCGATTGGATTGGTGTAGCCCAAAAAGCCTGGGAACAAATACGGATACAGGACCCATCCACCCATCAGTATTCCAAGAAACGTGTATCGTGGTCGAGTCGGCCACCGAACTACCCCGGCAATAAAACTCAGAACCATAATTGAAATACCGGTCCCTATAGCGAGCGGTTGGTACCACAATCGGGCGAATGGCATCGATTTCGCAGTAAACGTTGGATCCGGTGCTAACCCTTCGAATAGAATTCCTCCGATAGCTGTTATCATTATACCGAAAAAGATCCCGTAAACTGTGGCTCTCGGGGAGATACGATTCATTCGCTTGAGTAAAATGAAGGTACTGAGAGATGCAATACCAACAAGTATAACGACGATCCCATGCCACTGAGAGAGTCCTGTCGTCCCGTTACCACCATGTGCGGACACGACCGATATTTGCGTGGTCATAAACGCGATGGAAAGAAGAACCGTTAAAAGCCAAAAAGATCCATGCCAAGGAGTATGTCCGCAGGTATCTTCCTTATGTGATTGACGCTCTTTTGATGGCATTGGTTGGCTTTGTGGAACGAGCTACTTCTAGTTGGCTAATATGCTTACTATACCTAGACGTAGTCGTTCCTGTATCGCGCAAATTGTGAGGGCAATGATTCAACTATGTAATCTAGCTACTCTTCTCCTCCTCCGAAGAGATATCATCAGCGGATGCAGGTAATACTTCTAGTGGCCGCATCATATCATGGTCTTCGTGTTCAATCATATGACAGTGCCACATGTACTCACCAGTTTGGTCGTTGAACAACCCTTCGTATTCGCCGAAGTGAACGAGTAGATGCACTACATCGCCGGGGTCGACGGAAACCACATCATTCCAACCTTGTTCGAACGGCTTTGGATCTCGAAGTCCGTCAGGGTTGATATTGTCTTCGGTGGAATCGTAATCAATGGATTGCCGTCCAAGAACTTGGAAGTGAACAAGATGGAGATGGATTGGGTGAGACATCCCTGTGAGATTAGCAATGCTCCAAAGTTCTGTATCACCGACGGTGGGTGCCTCTGTCGTTGGATCGGTGAGTCTGTGTCCCGATTGATCGTCCTCTGTTCCAAGTAGAAACAGCGGCCGTCCGTAGTCGTCGCTGAGCTGTACTAGCGGAAGATATCGCTTGTTATCGACTAAATCTAGAGAAATCTCCGGAATTTGCGTTAGTGTTTCGGGGATCTGACTCACATCTGCTCCACCAGACGTATTCTTCACGTCAACAAGCATAATCTCGGGGAGCGGTTGGACGGGTTCTTGATCCTCCTCAGTCGTTCCGTAGTACTTCGCTGGCGCATTATTGTGGAGAAGTAACGTTGTACCTGCATACTCAGAGAAGTCAACGACAACATCGGCTCGTTTACTTGACCCGAGTTCAAGTCTATTTCCAATTTCGACTGGATTCGAGAGTAGTCCGCCATCGTTTCCGATCTGGACGAATGATGGGCCGTCACCGATGGTCTCACCGAGGTCTTCATCGTATTCAAGTAGTGTGAGATTATAGTAGCGGCTGTTGGCTCCGTTGAGCATTCGGAATCGGTACTTCCTAGGTTCGACTGAAAGCCGAGGCCATGCTTTTCCGTTGACAACCGAGACATCGCCGAAAAACTGAGTTATGATGCTCGGCTCAGGGTATGACTCATCTTTTCCTTGATTCTCTGGACCTGTCGGATAGTAGAGTGAACCATCCTTATTGAAACTTCGGTCTTGAAACACGAGTGGAATTTCGTATTCACCCTCCGGCAGACCAAGATTCCGTTCGTGTTCGTTACGGAGGATATAGAATCCTGCGAGTCCGGCGTACACGTTCAACCGTGTGATACCGAGTGAGTGATCGTGATACCAAAGCGTCGTCGGAGGCTGATCGTTCACGTAGTAGTAGTCTTTCTTTTCGAACTTTGGACCAGTCTTCTGGAAGTCTTGTGTGAACCAGGCCTGTGCATGGCCGTCGCTTTGGTCTTCAACGTTACCGCCGTGGAGATGAGTTACTGTTCGGACACCCGTCGAATCGTACGGGATTATATTACTGTGAATCGTCGTATCCTCAGGAAGGAGATGGGTGTCCGGAAGCTTGTTTTCCCACCGGACGTAGATCGGCTCGCCTTGTTGGGCTTCGATCGTCGGCCCGGGAAACTGGCCGTCGTATCCCCAGACAGTCGTTGCCGGAAGGTCACGGTGGATTTTCTGCTCGACTTCACGCGTTTCCACTTTATAATAGGGGTGGCCGTTTTTCGTTCCGATCGGTTCTACTGTTCCGGGACGGGGAACTTCGTTGACCCACTTGTCAAGCT encodes:
- a CDS encoding multicopper oxidase family protein, encoding MTTRFGISETELSRRDYLLTAGGSSVSAIAGCLTMNTEPPIKESSDQPEQIPSTGHTSPELDKWVNEVPRPGTVEPIGTKNGHPYYKVETREVEQKIHRDLPATTVWGYDGQFPGPTIEAQQGEPIYVRWENKLPDTHLLPEDTTIHSNIIPYDSTGVRTVTHLHGGNVEDQSDGHAQAWFTQDFQKTGPKFEKKDYYYVNDQPPTTLWYHDHSLGITRLNVYAGLAGFYILRNEHERNLGLPEGEYEIPLVFQDRSFNKDGSLYYPTGPENQGKDESYPEPSIITQFFGDVSVVNGKAWPRLSVEPRKYRFRMLNGANSRYYNLTLLEYDEDLGETIGDGPSFVQIGNDGGLLSNPVEIGNRLELGSSKRADVVVDFSEYAGTTLLLHNNAPAKYYGTTEEDQEPVQPLPEIMLVDVKNTSGGADVSQIPETLTQIPEISLDLVDNKRYLPLVQLSDDYGRPLFLLGTEDDQSGHRLTDPTTEAPTVGDTELWSIANLTGMSHPIHLHLVHFQVLGRQSIDYDSTEDNINPDGLRDPKPFEQGWNDVVSVDPGDVVHLLVHFGEYEGLFNDQTGEYMWHCHMIEHEDHDMMRPLEVLPASADDISSEEEKSS
- a CDS encoding heavy metal translocating P-type ATPase, whose translation is MSFDECYLCGRKFQSSVVETKSEIQFCSTGCHDVHTTLGDETSSETIESKEKDTHESLGEGIDQTFFRIDGMYSATCEVFLESRAEKQEGVVDAEASYVTETIRVIHESDHVSKDELRDTLSTLGYTAYLREHASKNAQESTSTTRRSREIDGIRKRRDDQLLDFRYAAGLLFGAFLMVPYVAIMYPIHLASILDWEALHLFEDTFQMSGQGGLIFLRIYFVLTGVILFFTGLPVLRGAFISLKMRRPNTDLLVAITVLSAYVYGTVAVLLGRNDLFFDLTIVVAAAVTAVAFYESSVKQRALNRLTELTVSQVDTARVYAPDGTTNEVGIEELTSNDLVLARQGERIPVDGELAESSCSVDEAVITGESLPVLKQAGDNVIGGSIVTDGAALIQVGENATSSIDRITTAVWDLQSATHSVQRHADRLASRAIGLVGGAAVVVGGGAATILDMSVVNAFLLFLLVLLVGSPWALGFATPLSVATSLEEALRRGIVVFDETVFERLRDIDIVVFDKTGTLTTGEMDVIETDAPPELLEAVAELERRASHPAASAIVSAFARESNASDSLRSDGGVIDEDKEKDTGRVSEFTSHRSGVEGVIDGTKLLVGNPDLFIQQGWMVSDDIESRVAEARGFGRLPVIIGRDGAAEGIIIVGDEPRDGWDGTIRRLGERGTEVVILTGDDEEATDFFKRHKDVTHVFAGVPPEGKTATIRRLKSGGQVAMVGDGTNDAPALATADLGISLGSGTALAADAADIAIVDDEISSVETAFDLAKAANHRVKQNNIGALLYNGIAILAVAVGFFNPLTAAVAVVACGGLIVANCQRELAKS